The Piliocolobus tephrosceles isolate RC106 chromosome 2, ASM277652v3, whole genome shotgun sequence genome window below encodes:
- the LOC111545145 gene encoding olfactory receptor 5K3: MNEKNHSLTAEFILTGFTYHPKLKTLLFVVFFAIYLITMVGNTGLVALIYIEHRLHTPMYIFLGNLALMDSCCSSAITPKMLENFFSEDKKITLYECMAQFYFLCLAETTDCFLLAAMAYDRYVAICHPLQYHTMMSKTLCIQMTAGAYIAGNLHPMIEVGFLLRLTFCGSHQINHFFCDVLPLYRLSCIDPYINELVLFILAGSIQIFTITIVLVSYFYILFTIFTMKSKEGRGKALSTCASHFLSVSIFCGSLLFMYARPGAVNEGDKDIPVAVFYTLVIPLLNPFIYSLRNKEVINVMKKIVKKGKFCNILKQVSSPLEN; the protein is encoded by the coding sequence ATGAATGAGAAGAATCATTCCTTGACAGCTGAGTTCATCCTCACAGGATTTACATATCATCCAAAGCTGAAGACCCTTCTGTTTGTGGTGTTCTTTGCCATCTATCTGATCACTATGGTGGGGAACACTGGTTTGGTGGCATTGATTTATATAGAGCATCGTCTTCACACACCAATGTACATCTTTCTGGGCAACCTGGCTCTGATGGATTCCTGCTGTTCCTCTGCTATTACTCCCAAGATGTTAGAGAACTTCTTTTCTGAGGACAAAAAGATTACCCTGTATGAATGTATggcacaattttattttctctgtcttgcTGAAACTACAGACTGCTTTCTTCTGGCGGCAATGGCCTATGACCGCTATGTGGCCATATGCCACCCACTGCAGTACCACACCATGATGTCCAAGACACTCTGCATTCAGATGACTGCAGGAGCCTACATAGCTGGAAACCTGCATCCCATGATTGAAGTAGGGTTTCTGTTGAGGTTAACTTTCTGTGGGTCTCATCAAATCAATCACTTTTTCTGTGATGTTCTTCCATTATATAGACTTTCTTGTATTGACCCTTACATCAATGAATTGGTGTTATTTATCTTGGCAGGGTCCATTCAAATCTTTACTATTACTATAGTCTTAGTCTCTTATTTCTACATCCTTTTCACAATATTTACAATGAAATCCAAGGAGGGAAGAGGCAAAGCTTTATCTACTTGTGCATCTCACTTTCTCTCTGTGTCAATATTCTGTGGTTCCCTTCTCTTCATGTATGCTCGACCAGGTGCAGTTAACGAAGGAGATAAAGACATACCTGTTGCTGTATTTTATACTTTAGTTATTCCTTTATTAAATCCTTTTATTTATAGTCTAAGAAATAAGGAAGTAATAAATGTTATGaaaaaaattgtgaagaaggGAAAATTTTGTAACATTCTGAAACAAGTGTCATCCCCTCTGGAAAACTGA